One window of Chloroflexus aggregans DSM 9485 genomic DNA carries:
- a CDS encoding F0F1 ATP synthase subunit epsilon, with amino-acid sequence MPIHLEIVTAERVILSDDVDMISVPTKDGRVGILPRHAPLMTILEPGELDIIKNGERTPFAVSGGFMEVLPHRVTILADTVERADEIDEARAEQARAEAEARRREAQSEHDMALAEAKLRKEMVRLRVAQLHKIKRRQS; translated from the coding sequence ATGCCCATCCATCTAGAGATTGTCACCGCCGAGCGGGTTATTTTGTCGGACGATGTTGATATGATCAGCGTGCCGACGAAAGATGGTCGTGTTGGTATTCTCCCGCGCCACGCTCCGCTGATGACGATCCTCGAACCGGGTGAACTCGATATTATTAAAAATGGTGAGCGCACGCCGTTTGCCGTGTCGGGCGGGTTTATGGAGGTGCTGCCGCACCGCGTCACGATTCTGGCCGATACGGTTGAGCGGGCCGATGAGATCGATGAAGCACGGGCCGAACAAGCGCGGGCTGAAGCTGAAGCCCGGCGACGTGAGGCCCAAAGTGAGCACGATATGGCGCTGGCCGAAGCGAAGCTGCGGAAGGAGATGGTGCGGTTGCGTGTCGCGCAGTTGCACAAGATCAAGCGACGTCAGTCGTAG
- the atpD gene encoding F0F1 ATP synthase subunit beta, with the protein MPAKGVIQEIIGVVIRAKFPEDQVPEIYNAIEIPLEQGGRLVCEVQQQLGNGVVKAVAMGSTDGLRRGLEVIDTGRPIAVPVGPATLGRVFNVLGDPIDGGPPFGPEVERRPIHRDPPSFEEQSTQAQIFETGIKVIDLIAPFTRGGKTAIFGGAGVGKTVVIQELIANIAKEQSGFSVFAGVGERSREGNDLIHEMREARIDENTTVFDKTIMVFGQMNEPPGARLRVGLTALTMAEYFRDQGRDILLFIDNIFRFVQAGSEVSSLLGRMPSQVGYQPTLGTEMGELQERITSTKRGSITSMQAVYVPADDYTDPAPATVFSHLDATISLERSIAERAIFPAVDPLASTSRILDPNIVGEEHYRVAQEVKRVLQRYKDLKDIIAILGMEELSDEDKLTVQRARKIELFFSQPFTVAQQFTGRPGKYVPVKKTVESFARLLNGEGDHIPESFFYMQGDFDDVLAAYEASQK; encoded by the coding sequence ATGCCGGCAAAGGGGGTTATTCAAGAGATTATCGGCGTGGTCATCCGGGCCAAGTTCCCGGAAGATCAGGTGCCCGAGATTTATAACGCTATCGAAATTCCGCTCGAACAGGGTGGCCGCCTGGTCTGCGAGGTACAGCAGCAGCTCGGTAATGGAGTAGTGAAGGCGGTTGCGATGGGTTCGACCGACGGCTTGCGTCGTGGGCTTGAGGTGATCGATACCGGTCGCCCGATTGCCGTGCCGGTTGGGCCGGCAACGCTGGGACGGGTGTTTAATGTGTTGGGTGACCCGATTGATGGTGGCCCACCCTTTGGGCCAGAGGTTGAACGGCGCCCCATCCACCGAGATCCGCCGAGTTTTGAAGAGCAGTCAACCCAAGCCCAGATCTTTGAAACCGGAATTAAGGTGATCGATCTGATCGCACCGTTTACCCGTGGTGGGAAGACGGCTATCTTCGGTGGCGCCGGCGTTGGGAAGACGGTGGTGATCCAGGAGCTGATCGCGAATATCGCGAAAGAGCAGTCGGGCTTTTCGGTTTTTGCCGGTGTAGGTGAACGCTCACGCGAAGGGAATGACTTGATCCACGAAATGCGCGAGGCGCGCATCGACGAGAATACTACCGTCTTTGACAAGACGATTATGGTCTTCGGTCAGATGAACGAGCCACCCGGTGCTCGTCTGCGCGTCGGTCTGACGGCGTTGACTATGGCCGAGTATTTCCGCGATCAAGGACGCGACATCCTGCTCTTTATTGATAATATCTTCCGTTTTGTGCAGGCCGGTTCTGAGGTGTCTTCGCTGCTGGGCCGTATGCCGTCGCAGGTGGGGTATCAGCCGACCCTCGGTACCGAGATGGGTGAGTTGCAAGAGAGGATTACCTCGACCAAACGCGGTTCGATTACATCAATGCAGGCCGTGTACGTGCCGGCTGACGACTATACCGACCCCGCTCCGGCAACGGTGTTTAGCCACCTCGACGCAACCATCTCGCTCGAACGTAGCATTGCCGAGCGTGCAATCTTCCCGGCAGTCGATCCACTCGCTTCCACATCGCGTATTCTCGACCCGAACATCGTCGGTGAGGAGCATTATCGGGTGGCGCAAGAGGTAAAGCGCGTCTTGCAGCGCTACAAAGACCTCAAGGATATTATCGCCATTCTCGGTATGGAAGAGCTGAGCGATGAAGATAAGCTGACGGTGCAGCGTGCACGTAAGATCGAGCTGTTCTTCTCGCAGCCGTTTACAGTGGCGCAGCAGTTTACCGGTCGCCCCGGTAAGTATGTGCCGGTGAAGAAGACGGTTGAGAGTTTTGCCCGTTTGCTGAACGGCGAAGGTGACCATATTCCCGAGTCGTTCTTCTACATGCAAGGTGATTTTGACGATGTCCTGGCCGCGTATGAGGCGAGCCAGAAGTAA